One Phocaeicola dorei genomic region harbors:
- a CDS encoding 4Fe-4S binding protein — MKTYTSNHIIFFSPTHTSAKIARAIGGSIGMGKRIEIDLTTDENSSPIEIKDSITIIAVPVYAGRVAPIALQRLRRLRGNNAPAILITVYGNRDYEDALVELRDETIQLGFTPLAAGAFIGEHSYSRPNMPIAEGRPDITDLQTAEQFGKDCLTKLEKDEILSDFYIKGNIPYRFVGPSTPAAPVCTEECFACGECIEVCPTHAIALSDEGKIETEITKCIKCCACVKECPNGARVFDTPYTPMLHQKCAARREPELFI, encoded by the coding sequence ATGAAAACATATACAAGCAATCACATCATATTTTTTTCGCCTACACATACGTCCGCGAAAATAGCCCGTGCCATCGGAGGAAGTATAGGTATGGGCAAAAGAATAGAAATAGATCTCACTACAGATGAGAATAGTAGCCCGATAGAAATCAAAGATTCTATCACGATCATTGCAGTTCCTGTGTATGCAGGAAGGGTAGCCCCAATAGCATTGCAACGGCTACGAAGATTAAGAGGCAACAATGCTCCGGCTATTTTAATCACTGTATATGGTAACCGCGATTACGAAGATGCACTAGTCGAATTGAGAGATGAAACTATTCAATTAGGGTTCACTCCACTGGCTGCCGGTGCCTTTATTGGTGAACACAGTTATAGCCGTCCTAACATGCCCATTGCAGAAGGTCGTCCGGATATTACCGATTTACAGACTGCGGAACAATTTGGGAAAGACTGTCTGACAAAACTGGAGAAAGATGAAATATTATCCGATTTTTACATAAAAGGAAATATACCTTATCGCTTTGTAGGCCCCTCTACTCCTGCCGCTCCAGTTTGCACAGAAGAATGTTTTGCCTGTGGCGAATGTATCGAAGTATGTCCTACTCATGCCATTGCTTTAAGCGATGAAGGAAAAATAGAAACAGAGATTACCAAATGCATCAAGTGCTGCGCTTGCGTAAAAGAATGCCCTAATGGTGCACGAGTTTTTGATACTCCTTACACTCCCATGCTGCACCAAAAATGTGCGGCACGCCGTGAACCTGAACTATTTATATAA
- a CDS encoding glycoside hydrolase family 18 protein — translation MRTFKLIAGLFFLLLVVACQDKKRSSQIKVAENESKYVVLAYVTSWGESTPDPACLTHINYAFGHVTDNFKGIRIDNEPRLQMVVGLREKKTSLKVLLSVGGWGSSRFSEMAQTDSTRMAFAADCKRVIDQFDLDGIDIDWEYPGIGTAGVSFSPEDTDNFSLLMKDVRHAIGKDKLLTIATQAGAKYYNLRAVEPYVDYVNIMTYDMEESPNHHSALYRSEMAEEWSCEDAVAAHVAAGFPVGRLVLGIPFYGHGTNEAPELLDYRHIIALDSLQSCWDSAAQVPYMVNSQGHVVVNYENAQSIAFKCQFLHQKGMLGAMYWDYDSDDEKGTLRHAVYQGVMNP, via the coding sequence ATGAGAACCTTTAAATTAATAGCAGGTCTTTTCTTTTTGCTACTGGTGGTTGCTTGTCAGGACAAAAAGCGGTCTTCGCAGATTAAGGTAGCGGAGAATGAGTCGAAATATGTGGTTCTGGCATATGTCACTTCATGGGGAGAAAGTACGCCCGATCCGGCATGTTTGACCCATATTAATTATGCATTTGGGCATGTTACAGATAATTTCAAAGGAATACGTATAGATAATGAACCACGTTTGCAAATGGTGGTGGGGCTGCGTGAAAAGAAAACGTCTTTGAAAGTTTTGCTGTCTGTAGGCGGATGGGGAAGCAGTAGGTTTAGTGAGATGGCACAGACAGATAGTACACGTATGGCGTTTGCTGCAGATTGTAAACGGGTGATAGACCAGTTTGATTTGGACGGAATTGATATAGATTGGGAATATCCCGGTATAGGAACTGCCGGTGTATCTTTTTCGCCGGAGGATACTGATAACTTTTCTTTGTTGATGAAGGATGTACGCCATGCTATCGGTAAAGACAAACTGCTGACCATTGCTACACAGGCAGGTGCCAAATATTACAACTTAAGGGCTGTCGAACCTTATGTGGATTATGTCAATATCATGACATACGATATGGAGGAATCTCCTAATCACCATTCGGCCTTGTACCGTTCGGAAATGGCTGAGGAATGGTCTTGCGAGGATGCGGTTGCCGCCCATGTTGCCGCAGGTTTTCCTGTCGGACGCTTGGTATTGGGTATTCCGTTCTATGGGCATGGGACTAATGAAGCTCCAGAATTATTGGATTATCGTCATATTATCGCTTTGGATTCTTTACAGAGTTGTTGGGATAGTGCGGCACAAGTTCCTTATATGGTAAATTCGCAAGGACATGTGGTCGTTAATTATGAAAATGCCCAATCCATCGCATTCAAGTGTCAGTTCCTGCATCAGAAAGGGATGCTGGGGGCTATGTACTGGGATTATGATAGCGATGATGAAAAGGGTACATTACGCCATGCCGTCTATCAAGGTGTAATGAATCCTTGA
- the mnmA gene encoding tRNA 2-thiouridine(34) synthase MnmA, which yields MNNRDKRVLVGMSGGIDSSATCIMLQEQGYEVVGVTMRTWDIPSRFSTPGQDEPDDVLEAKALAERLGIEHHVADVRKEFKQIIVKHFIDEYMQGRTPNPCVLCNPLFKERILCEWADQTNCAHISTGHYCRLEERKGKLYIVAGDDQTKDQSYFLWKLPQEILQRFLFPLGTYTKQEVREYLRQKGFEAKARGGESMEICFIEGDYRNFLRSQCPDIDTQVGPGWFVNSKGVKIGQHKGFPYYTIGQRKGLEIALGHPAYVLRINAEKNTVMLGDAEELKAEYMLVEDYHITEMQDLLQCKDLSVRIRYRSKPIPCQVLVLDEKQLLVRFLSEASAIAPGQSAVFYEGKRVLGGAFIASQRGIRKIAADNQDKF from the coding sequence ATGAATAACAGAGATAAAAGAGTCTTGGTAGGAATGAGTGGCGGAATAGATAGCTCCGCCACTTGCATCATGCTGCAAGAACAAGGATATGAAGTGGTAGGAGTTACCATGAGAACGTGGGATATCCCTTCCCGCTTTTCCACCCCCGGTCAAGATGAACCTGATGATGTGCTGGAAGCAAAAGCCTTGGCAGAACGGCTGGGAATAGAACACCATGTAGCTGATGTGAGGAAAGAGTTCAAACAGATTATTGTAAAACACTTCATTGATGAGTATATGCAAGGAAGAACTCCCAATCCTTGTGTCCTTTGCAATCCGCTATTCAAAGAGCGAATTCTCTGTGAATGGGCGGACCAAACGAATTGTGCTCATATCTCTACCGGGCATTATTGCAGACTGGAAGAACGGAAGGGAAAACTGTATATCGTAGCGGGAGATGATCAGACAAAAGACCAATCCTATTTTCTATGGAAACTTCCTCAGGAGATACTCCAACGTTTTCTCTTTCCATTGGGAACTTATACCAAGCAGGAAGTACGGGAATATCTCCGACAAAAGGGATTCGAAGCGAAGGCTCGTGGAGGTGAAAGTATGGAAATCTGCTTTATAGAAGGGGATTACCGAAACTTTCTGCGTTCGCAATGCCCGGATATTGACACCCAAGTAGGACCGGGATGGTTTGTAAATAGTAAAGGAGTCAAGATAGGTCAGCACAAAGGCTTTCCTTATTATACAATAGGTCAACGGAAAGGGTTGGAAATCGCTTTGGGGCATCCTGCATACGTTCTACGCATCAATGCAGAAAAGAATACAGTCATGTTAGGGGACGCCGAGGAACTTAAAGCAGAATATATGTTGGTAGAAGACTATCATATCACAGAAATGCAGGATTTACTACAATGCAAGGACTTGTCAGTACGTATCCGCTATCGCAGCAAGCCTATTCCATGTCAAGTGCTCGTATTAGATGAAAAACAACTATTGGTCCGTTTCCTTTCCGAAGCATCCGCCATCGCTCCCGGACAATCAGCCGTTTTTTACGAGGGGAAACGAGTATTAGGAGGTGCATTCATAGCTTCACAGCGCGGCATCCGAAAAATTGCCGCAGATAACCAAGATAAATTTTAG
- a CDS encoding helix-turn-helix domain-containing protein has product MDALFQTQSNELSTITQKEKLFKDAERQWNTLSSEKGAPGRKVDFEIYKSILYNLEIRKVYLDSKLSLEKFSSIVGTNTTYLSNAVNNYFGCNFKRLINSYRVARAKELLDGKDCPVSELFSRCGFASKSVFYVAFKKVVGMTPLQYISQSRSPFMIQRN; this is encoded by the coding sequence ATGGATGCTCTATTTCAAACGCAAAGCAATGAGCTTTCTACTATAACGCAGAAAGAAAAGCTGTTTAAAGATGCAGAACGGCAGTGGAATACACTGTCTTCCGAGAAAGGAGCGCCCGGAAGAAAAGTTGATTTTGAGATCTATAAAAGCATTTTGTATAACCTAGAAATCAGAAAAGTATATTTGGATTCAAAGCTCTCTTTAGAAAAGTTTAGTTCAATAGTCGGCACGAATACGACCTACCTGAGTAATGCGGTGAACAACTACTTCGGATGCAACTTCAAGCGGTTGATAAATTCCTACAGGGTGGCTCGCGCCAAGGAGCTGCTGGACGGTAAAGATTGCCCGGTGAGCGAGCTTTTCAGCCGTTGTGGGTTCGCTTCCAAGAGCGTGTTCTATGTGGCGTTCAAAAAAGTAGTTGGCATGACTCCCCTGCAATATATATCGCAGAGCCGGAGTCCTTTTATGATTCAACGCAATTAA
- a CDS encoding PL29 family lyase N-terminal domain-containing protein, giving the protein MNKKFLSAILFGALMVSSTGTFVSCKDYDDDIDRIDKELTELKSQIAALQTTVDNGDYVTGVAKTADGKGITFTFSKGSPVTVTLDVKDGEPGKDAQKITFDKDGQMLIDNEPTGIYPTKDAEKAPVKIEGGFWYTLNDKGEYENSNIPVSGLAVAGSEADGWTLTVIDANGNKQEVKVPTAASLMSEFEIVGLLGDDNKISSDAVVLNYSANKVIAKWEGPKGTIAKDDYIVATAKDQKTLLVRMAPSSVDFTGQSFILVNSKGNSQDWLALNSAVAYNKVLARAAQKAGLYTFSLAPTVVKKADYKADAWKVDGSDINTQKLALQNEAGTFTSQFGIGVTHDGTKMDDATVKLNGSTVLGTESTPVEIDLNVDNKITFDAANAVYDAYIEYSNDDDVLFAIDHDNAAMTFKATQMPDSDTKAVFKVVVRYLNVNGNVASKDIYVKVTKSLVDGVVYERTHKIVADATKNFFSIDLKSMTDKMSAENLAVFNRNALVNNTTFTVKDAKGDVVAGLNGAKAATLVAKGITPSFLDKDGKAVTDKIAAATTVKFAIDNEKAASNFKVNTPYTIEVVYAGADAKLADATIKLTLTLPALKDMFVHQDGIWVNDIASAYMDEAANEGGSTAANKAAIYTIKNAFKNLATTVGTSTFDANLDNATKIVGDYTSYGLAELSNVTSTSAKVTDITTWTIRLKDDLNTDGTKDLNDNGTQKGYKQNLTIVISNVNYLGYWSYGDETYSFTLKVMSPILEGKVYAVGNEVVIPSASLDGYTINDNHIKAHTYNTEVVYSIFSDTDNGTWKRKEIKAVTFKSGNEELFTVPVNGTEYKAATGTPGKDDYVAAKNGSLTITKVSGTSIDTEVKTNIKVTVTDAWGYDLDQEVPVKITVKKD; this is encoded by the coding sequence ATGAACAAAAAATTTTTAAGTGCAATCCTGTTCGGAGCCTTGATGGTTTCTTCAACAGGAACGTTTGTATCTTGTAAAGACTATGATGATGACATCGATCGTATCGACAAGGAGTTGACGGAGCTGAAGTCTCAGATCGCAGCTTTACAGACAACAGTTGACAACGGAGACTATGTAACTGGTGTGGCAAAAACTGCTGATGGCAAGGGTATTACGTTTACTTTTTCTAAAGGAAGTCCTGTCACAGTAACTTTGGATGTGAAAGACGGTGAGCCGGGCAAAGATGCTCAGAAAATTACTTTTGACAAAGACGGCCAGATGTTAATTGACAATGAGCCTACTGGCATTTACCCGACTAAAGATGCAGAAAAAGCTCCTGTAAAAATCGAGGGTGGATTCTGGTATACTTTAAATGATAAAGGCGAATACGAAAATAGCAATATTCCCGTATCTGGCTTAGCCGTTGCTGGTAGCGAGGCGGACGGATGGACATTGACAGTGATTGATGCTAACGGCAACAAACAAGAAGTAAAAGTTCCAACAGCAGCTTCTTTGATGAGCGAATTTGAAATCGTTGGTTTGCTTGGTGATGATAACAAGATAAGCTCTGATGCTGTCGTATTGAATTATTCAGCAAATAAAGTTATTGCAAAATGGGAAGGTCCTAAAGGTACAATTGCAAAAGATGACTATATCGTTGCAACAGCTAAAGATCAAAAGACTTTATTGGTTCGTATGGCTCCGTCATCAGTTGACTTTACCGGCCAGTCATTTATTTTGGTAAATAGCAAGGGAAATTCTCAGGATTGGCTTGCATTGAACAGTGCTGTAGCTTATAATAAAGTATTGGCCAGAGCTGCTCAGAAAGCAGGATTATATACTTTCTCTTTGGCTCCTACAGTAGTCAAGAAAGCTGATTACAAAGCTGATGCTTGGAAAGTGGATGGTTCGGACATCAATACGCAAAAACTTGCTTTACAAAATGAGGCAGGAACTTTCACCAGCCAATTTGGCATTGGAGTTACCCATGATGGTACTAAAATGGATGATGCTACAGTTAAATTAAATGGTAGTACTGTATTAGGCACCGAATCAACTCCTGTTGAAATCGACTTGAATGTTGATAATAAGATTACTTTTGATGCAGCAAATGCCGTATATGATGCATATATTGAATATTCTAATGACGATGATGTATTGTTTGCTATCGATCATGACAATGCTGCTATGACTTTCAAGGCAACTCAGATGCCGGATAGCGATACAAAGGCTGTATTTAAAGTTGTCGTTAGATACTTGAATGTTAATGGTAACGTAGCGTCAAAGGATATTTATGTGAAGGTTACCAAGTCTTTAGTTGACGGAGTTGTTTATGAAAGAACTCATAAGATTGTTGCAGATGCTACAAAGAACTTCTTCTCTATTGATTTGAAGAGCATGACAGATAAGATGAGTGCTGAAAACCTAGCTGTATTCAACAGAAATGCATTGGTAAATAATACAACATTCACTGTAAAGGATGCTAAGGGCGATGTTGTTGCCGGGTTAAATGGTGCTAAAGCTGCTACCCTGGTCGCTAAGGGTATCACTCCTTCTTTCCTTGATAAGGATGGTAAAGCAGTAACAGACAAGATTGCTGCTGCTACTACTGTGAAATTCGCTATTGATAATGAAAAAGCTGCTTCTAATTTCAAAGTCAATACTCCGTATACTATTGAAGTAGTTTATGCAGGTGCTGATGCCAAATTAGCTGATGCTACTATTAAGTTGACTCTGACATTACCTGCTTTGAAGGATATGTTCGTTCATCAGGATGGTATTTGGGTTAATGATATCGCTAGTGCTTATATGGATGAAGCAGCTAATGAAGGTGGTTCTACTGCTGCAAACAAAGCTGCTATCTATACAATTAAGAATGCATTCAAGAACCTGGCAACAACTGTTGGTACTTCTACATTTGATGCTAACCTTGACAATGCAACCAAGATTGTTGGTGACTATACATCTTATGGCTTGGCAGAATTAAGCAATGTGACTTCTACTTCAGCGAAAGTAACTGATATTACTACATGGACTATTAGATTGAAAGATGATTTGAATACCGATGGTACAAAGGATTTAAATGATAACGGTACTCAGAAGGGTTACAAACAGAATCTGACTATAGTAATCAGTAATGTCAACTACTTAGGATACTGGTCTTATGGCGATGAAACTTATAGCTTCACATTGAAAGTTATGAGTCCGATTTTGGAGGGTAAAGTATACGCTGTAGGTAATGAGGTCGTTATTCCTTCTGCTTCTTTGGATGGATATACAATTAACGACAATCATATCAAGGCTCATACTTACAATACAGAAGTGGTTTACAGTATCTTCTCTGATACAGACAATGGTACTTGGAAGCGTAAAGAAATCAAAGCTGTAACATTTAAGTCTGGTAACGAAGAATTGTTCACAGTTCCGGTAAATGGTACTGAGTATAAAGCTGCAACTGGTACTCCGGGTAAGGATGATTACGTAGCAGCTAAGAACGGTTCTCTTACTATAACCAAGGTTTCTGGAACTAGCATTGATACTGAAGTTAAGACTAACATCAAAGTCACCGTAACTGATGCTTGGGGTTATGATCTTGATCAAGAAGTTCCCGTTAAGATTACGGTAAAGAAGGATTAA
- a CDS encoding carbohydrate kinase family protein, protein MRKVIGIGETILDILFKDSQPTAAVPGGSVFNGIISLGRLGVNVTFISETGNDKVGDIILKFMRENGVSTDHVNVFPEGKSPVSLAFLNEQNDAEYLFYKDYPRLRLDVTMPEIHRDDIVMIGSYYAVTPQLRDKVKELLDKAREKGAIIYYDVNFRSTHKNEAIKLLPVILENFEYADIIRGSVEDFENMFGLTDADKVYKSKIEFYCPHFICTHGGKGIRLYTKNIKKHYEADPLQTVSTVGAGDNFNAGVVFGLLKYRIRQDDLDELSEDDWDHVIRCGKDFSADVCMSLNNSISKEFAAGYK, encoded by the coding sequence ATGAGAAAAGTAATAGGTATAGGTGAAACCATTCTGGATATTCTTTTTAAAGATAGCCAACCTACGGCAGCAGTTCCCGGTGGCTCGGTTTTCAATGGAATTATTTCATTGGGGCGTTTGGGAGTCAATGTAACTTTTATCAGTGAAACGGGAAATGACAAAGTGGGCGATATCATTCTGAAGTTTATGCGAGAGAATGGAGTAAGCACAGATCATGTGAATGTGTTTCCTGAAGGAAAGTCACCTGTGTCTTTAGCTTTTCTGAATGAACAGAATGATGCTGAATATCTTTTTTATAAAGATTATCCACGGTTGAGGCTGGATGTGACAATGCCTGAAATACATCGGGATGACATTGTGATGATCGGCTCTTATTATGCTGTAACGCCTCAATTGCGTGATAAAGTAAAAGAACTGTTGGATAAAGCTCGTGAAAAAGGGGCTATCATTTATTATGACGTGAATTTCCGCAGTACTCACAAGAACGAGGCGATAAAGCTGCTTCCTGTTATTCTTGAGAATTTTGAATATGCTGATATTATTCGTGGCTCCGTTGAGGATTTTGAGAATATGTTTGGTTTGACAGATGCGGATAAGGTTTATAAAAGTAAGATTGAATTTTATTGTCCGCATTTTATTTGCACGCACGGTGGAAAAGGAATTCGCCTGTATACAAAGAATATAAAAAAGCATTATGAAGCGGATCCTTTGCAGACTGTCAGTACAGTGGGAGCCGGAGATAATTTTAACGCCGGAGTAGTTTTCGGATTGCTAAAATATCGTATCCGTCAGGATGATTTGGATGAACTGTCGGAAGATGACTGGGACCATGTGATTCGTTGTGGAAAGGATTTCAGTGCCGATGTTTGTATGAGTTTGAATAATTCGATTTCAAAAGAGTTTGCTGCCGGTTACAAATAA
- a CDS encoding M1 family metallopeptidase: MKTYIGYLIVMCNLLLCSCQQTTSNPRFYDEGVSQELAILRKQEIKELKYKLYFSIPEQKSVPVNGEIAIEFNLDAPQEIILDFREKPEKIKSVSVNGQTARYEFHNEHIILPEKNIVEGKNNITIKFIAGNQSLNRNDEFLYTLLVPDRARTLFPCFEQPNLKATFSLRLDIPTAWKAVSNTYITKEETKGNCKTVTFAPTEPLSTYLFSFVTGKLEHQEYTEGNRKISAYYRETDSKKVAQLDTIFKQVTASLNWLEEYTNVPYPFAKYDFIILPGFQYGGMEHTGATLYNDTQMFLSENPTPDEELRRTQLIAHETAHMWFGDLVTMNWFDDVWTKEVFANYFAALITEPLFPQVNHQLNWMKTYTAASLSEDRTPGTTAIRQPLDNLQNAGLIYGQIIYNKAPVMMVKLVELMGKEAFREGIQEYLKTYAYANATWDDLIQILNSKTEQDLTAFSDVWVNQKGMPIINFEVSGKQQTIHQQDPYQRGLNWPQKFNITLCGTRDTTIEASLTDSLCRITLPFTPTRILPNTDGRGYGLFIPDNNSLHWLLEHWQEIDNETTRQAVLMMMHENYQAKRIPNTTWMNALLNGIHCEKNPLIASTLTNYLSSPLQETSSVERDKIENELYRLSYSHPIPSCRIQLLRLLITEAASPAMIQCLYSLWETERVQQLNEKDYTTLAYELALRIPEQGKEILKTQRQRIHNPDRLRQFDFISRAMTADTLKLDSLFQSLLQAENRRIEPWAATTLSYLNHSTRKDYAVKYIRPALEELTEVQRTGDIFFPRNWVGALLRNHDSEAAYKAVETFLSVYPDYSPLLKNKILQAAYPLYRKYADKEKIS; encoded by the coding sequence ATGAAAACATATATCGGATATCTTATTGTCATGTGCAACTTATTATTATGCAGTTGCCAACAGACAACAAGCAATCCTCGTTTCTACGACGAGGGCGTATCGCAAGAACTGGCAATACTACGCAAACAGGAGATTAAAGAGTTGAAATATAAGCTATATTTCTCCATTCCTGAACAAAAATCAGTTCCGGTAAATGGAGAGATTGCCATTGAATTTAATCTGGATGCACCGCAAGAAATTATTCTCGACTTCAGAGAAAAGCCTGAAAAAATAAAATCGGTATCCGTCAATGGACAAACTGCCCGTTATGAATTCCATAACGAGCACATCATCCTACCTGAAAAAAATATAGTAGAAGGCAAAAATAATATCACTATCAAATTTATTGCCGGCAACCAGTCGCTAAACAGAAATGATGAATTTCTGTATACGCTATTAGTGCCCGACCGTGCCCGTACCTTATTCCCTTGTTTCGAACAGCCGAATCTGAAAGCCACATTTTCCCTACGACTGGATATACCAACAGCATGGAAAGCTGTTTCCAATACCTATATTACTAAAGAAGAAACAAAAGGCAACTGCAAAACGGTAACTTTTGCCCCAACTGAACCGTTAAGCACTTATCTCTTTTCCTTTGTCACCGGTAAATTAGAACATCAAGAATATACAGAAGGCAATCGGAAAATCTCAGCATACTACCGCGAAACAGATTCTAAAAAAGTAGCCCAATTAGATACCATCTTCAAACAAGTGACCGCTTCGCTGAACTGGCTGGAAGAATACACCAATGTCCCCTACCCTTTTGCCAAATACGATTTTATTATCTTGCCGGGATTCCAATATGGAGGTATGGAGCACACAGGCGCCACCTTATATAATGACACGCAAATGTTCCTAAGCGAAAATCCCACTCCTGATGAAGAACTTCGCCGAACCCAATTAATCGCCCACGAAACCGCCCACATGTGGTTCGGCGATTTAGTAACGATGAACTGGTTTGATGATGTCTGGACTAAAGAGGTATTTGCCAATTATTTTGCAGCTCTGATTACCGAACCATTATTCCCACAAGTCAATCACCAGCTGAATTGGATGAAGACTTATACAGCCGCATCCTTGTCAGAAGACCGTACACCCGGAACCACTGCAATCCGGCAACCGCTAGATAACCTTCAAAATGCAGGATTAATTTATGGACAGATCATTTATAACAAAGCCCCTGTCATGATGGTAAAACTGGTGGAATTAATGGGAAAAGAAGCATTTCGGGAAGGGATTCAAGAATATTTAAAAACTTACGCTTACGCCAACGCTACTTGGGATGACTTGATACAAATTCTAAACAGTAAAACAGAGCAAGATCTAACCGCTTTCAGCGATGTATGGGTAAACCAAAAAGGAATGCCGATAATCAATTTCGAAGTATCCGGCAAACAGCAGACCATACATCAGCAAGACCCATATCAAAGAGGATTAAACTGGCCTCAAAAATTCAATATCACCCTTTGCGGAACAAGAGACACAACGATAGAAGCTAGCCTGACAGACAGCTTATGCCGTATTACGTTACCCTTTACCCCCACCCGTATTTTGCCCAATACGGACGGAAGAGGATATGGTTTGTTTATTCCTGACAACAACAGTCTCCACTGGCTGCTGGAACATTGGCAAGAAATAGACAATGAAACAACCCGACAGGCAGTTTTAATGATGATGCATGAAAATTATCAAGCAAAAAGAATTCCGAATACTACATGGATGAATGCATTACTCAACGGAATACATTGTGAAAAGAACCCGTTGATAGCTTCGACATTAACCAATTACTTGTCCTCTCCTCTGCAAGAGACATCTTCGGTAGAACGTGATAAAATAGAAAATGAGCTTTATAGACTCAGCTATTCTCATCCGATTCCTTCTTGTCGCATCCAGTTATTACGCCTTCTAATTACAGAAGCAGCAAGTCCGGCTATGATTCAGTGCCTTTATTCCTTATGGGAAACCGAAAGAGTCCAACAATTAAATGAAAAAGATTACACTACATTGGCCTACGAACTGGCCTTGCGTATACCTGAACAAGGAAAAGAAATACTTAAGACACAGCGCCAACGCATCCACAATCCGGACCGTCTACGTCAATTCGATTTCATATCACGTGCGATGACTGCCGATACTTTAAAATTGGACAGTTTGTTCCAATCTTTATTGCAAGCGGAAAACAGAAGGATTGAGCCCTGGGCAGCTACGACCTTAAGCTATCTGAATCATTCTACAAGAAAGGATTATGCGGTGAAATATATCCGTCCGGCATTAGAAGAACTAACAGAGGTTCAACGTACCGGAGATATCTTTTTCCCCCGCAATTGGGTCGGGGCTTTATTAAGGAATCACGATAGCGAAGCGGCCTACAAAGCAGTAGAAACTTTTTTATCGGTTTATCCCGACTATTCTCCTTTATTAAAGAACAAAATACTGCAAGCGGCTTATCCTCTCTACAGGAAATATGCAGATAAAGAAAAAATAAGCTGA